One window from the genome of Thermaerobacter marianensis DSM 12885 encodes:
- a CDS encoding helix-turn-helix transcriptional regulator — protein sequence MKRENWVQLRKARGWTQYDVARMLGISRARYSQYELGLRNPPIDVAIRLADLFGVPIQELFPTSQPGHARQAS from the coding sequence ATGAAGCGTGAGAACTGGGTTCAACTCCGAAAGGCGCGCGGCTGGACGCAGTACGACGTGGCCCGGATGCTCGGCATTAGCCGGGCCCGCTACAGCCAGTACGAGCTAGGCTTGCGGAACCCGCCGATCGACGTGGCGATTCGCCTGGCCGACCTGTTTGGCGTTCCGATTCAGGAGCTGTTTCCGACCTCGCAACCTGGGCACGCCAGGCAGGCGTCCTAA
- a CDS encoding DUF6166 domain-containing protein, protein MSMLPPGSPVVTVNGRHLHHVVRHSPTGMEWGYGGSGPADLARSILLDYLSRCGSGLRVRAMPGARLGKRGRERLVDQLYQAFKWDFVARFPYESWRLTGPEIAAWLMQTGLIESVPALPVTYEGRRTA, encoded by the coding sequence ATGTCCATGTTGCCGCCCGGCTCGCCCGTGGTGACGGTCAATGGCCGGCACCTGCATCACGTCGTCCGGCACAGCCCGACCGGGATGGAGTGGGGCTACGGCGGCAGCGGGCCGGCGGACCTGGCGCGGTCGATCCTGCTGGATTACCTGAGCCGGTGCGGATCGGGCCTCCGTGTCCGCGCGATGCCCGGCGCCCGGCTCGGGAAGCGAGGAAGGGAACGTTTGGTGGACCAGCTCTACCAGGCGTTCAAGTGGGACTTCGTCGCCCGCTTTCCCTATGAGAGCTGGCGGCTGACGGGCCCGGAGATCGCAGCATGGCTCATGCAGACCGGCCTGATCGAATCAGTGCCGGCACTGCCGGTGACCTACGAGGGGAGGCGGACGGCATGA
- a CDS encoding YqhV family protein, producing MVSPNPYVAGMALTRVLSGSLEVLAAVLIWRYGRVDRALEINALLAGAGPLAMMLATTIGLAGLAGSVPPLKLALILAGVALILIGTRI from the coding sequence ATGGTGTCCCCCAACCCCTATGTCGCCGGCATGGCGTTGACCCGAGTGCTGTCCGGCAGCCTGGAAGTGCTGGCCGCCGTGTTGATCTGGCGGTACGGCCGCGTGGATCGCGCGTTGGAAATCAACGCGTTGCTCGCCGGGGCCGGCCCGCTGGCCATGATGCTGGCCACGACCATCGGCCTGGCCGGACTGGCCGGCTCCGTCCCCCCGTTGAAGCTGGCGCTGATCCTGGCCGGTGTGGCCCTGATCCTCATCGGCACCCGAATCTGA
- a CDS encoding recombinase RecT, translating to MAVQTDQVRNKLARRAQENGAPAPSQQPKTIEQWLRDERFRAEIERALPRHLSADRLLRITLTVLRTTPELRRCTVPSLLAAVLQCAQLGLEPGVLGHVYLVPFKNGKTGEYEVQVIIGYKGWVELARRSGQIQSLTARVVYQNDEFELSFGIEDNLRHVPWYMRPNVQDGGPIRGAYSVARFKDGGYHLHYMPIQQIEARRKRSRAADSGPWKTDYEAMVLKTVVRDASKWWPLSPEIARGLAQDESIKRTVDDVDSDAPYFGEDVIDVQGEDVGEGGEDAAHEEGGDASAGGDGSAQFGLFGGGGQ from the coding sequence GTGGCGGTGCAGACGGATCAGGTGAGGAATAAGCTGGCGCGGCGCGCGCAGGAAAACGGGGCACCCGCGCCCTCGCAGCAGCCCAAGACAATCGAGCAGTGGCTCCGCGACGAGCGGTTCCGGGCCGAGATTGAGCGTGCTCTGCCGCGCCACCTGAGCGCGGACCGGCTTCTGCGGATCACCTTGACCGTGCTCCGGACGACGCCGGAATTGCGCCGTTGCACGGTGCCGAGCCTGCTGGCGGCCGTGCTCCAGTGCGCGCAGCTGGGCCTGGAGCCGGGCGTGCTGGGGCACGTGTACCTGGTACCGTTCAAGAACGGCAAGACCGGCGAGTACGAGGTCCAGGTCATCATCGGGTACAAGGGCTGGGTCGAGCTCGCCCGGCGGTCGGGGCAGATCCAATCGCTCACTGCCCGAGTCGTCTACCAGAACGATGAGTTCGAGCTCTCCTTCGGCATCGAGGACAACCTCCGGCACGTCCCCTGGTATATGCGCCCGAACGTGCAGGACGGCGGCCCGATCCGTGGCGCGTATTCCGTCGCGCGGTTCAAGGACGGCGGTTACCACCTGCACTACATGCCGATCCAGCAGATCGAGGCGCGACGCAAGCGTTCCCGGGCGGCCGACAGCGGCCCCTGGAAGACGGACTATGAGGCGATGGTCCTCAAGACCGTCGTGCGTGATGCCTCCAAGTGGTGGCCGCTCTCGCCGGAGATTGCACGGGGCCTTGCGCAGGACGAGTCCATCAAGCGCACGGTGGACGACGTGGACTCGGATGCGCCCTATTTCGGCGAGGACGTCATCGACGTGCAGGGCGAGGACGTCGGCGAGGGAGGAGAGGACGCGGCTCACGAGGAGGGCGGCGACGCCTCTGCTGGGGGCGATGGTAGCGCGCAATTCGGGCTGTTCGGGGGCGGCGGGCAATGA
- a CDS encoding helix-turn-helix domain-containing protein codes for MQFADRLRKMREARGLTQRELATAIGVSRQAIGLYEAGEREPDLTTIQKLAHVLRTSISYLVGETDDPSPLPRSGVAAHREGTDPGDPLDPEVQLIMERAFREISRKLEEKWRQRQQGESQGGEASPNGRH; via the coding sequence ATGCAGTTTGCGGATCGGTTGCGGAAGATGCGCGAAGCGAGAGGGCTGACCCAGCGGGAACTAGCAACGGCCATCGGCGTATCCCGGCAAGCCATTGGGCTCTATGAGGCTGGCGAGCGGGAACCTGACTTAACGACGATTCAAAAGCTGGCCCATGTGTTGAGGACGTCGATTTCCTACCTCGTCGGTGAAACCGACGACCCCTCCCCGCTTCCACGATCCGGTGTCGCGGCGCACCGCGAGGGGACGGACCCCGGCGATCCCCTAGACCCCGAGGTCCAGCTCATCATGGAGCGCGCATTCCGGGAGATCTCGCGGAAGCTGGAGGAAAAATGGAGGCAACGGCAGCAGGGGGAGTCGCAGGGTGGAGAGGCTTCTCCAAATGGCCGCCACTGA
- a CDS encoding DUF3800 domain-containing protein, translated as MAYKTSEVMEVFLDESGALRATEPFYAGLWITWQGDKWRTMVSDQRAAEAFFKEFHFHKISRNPNDWRYRFGRRIARKFIYKNWYARLLHVPGDKLDQWRRMNRRDIYDTLLTELLVKFAPHIPEPRIVITIDERNRPKDDDYLPVGIEAILRDVLPHKQIEVRLASSSNEDLLQVVDLLVGAVRQLKYPSGNQNKKALARLIQPYTIGEKPRVWVWDWS; from the coding sequence GTGGCTTATAAGACGAGCGAAGTCATGGAGGTCTTCCTCGATGAGTCTGGTGCCCTGCGTGCTACGGAACCGTTCTACGCCGGTCTCTGGATCACGTGGCAAGGCGACAAGTGGCGCACCATGGTCTCCGATCAGCGCGCAGCGGAGGCCTTCTTCAAGGAGTTTCACTTCCACAAAATTAGCCGGAACCCCAACGACTGGCGCTACCGGTTTGGCCGGCGCATCGCCAGGAAGTTTATATACAAGAACTGGTATGCCCGCCTCTTACACGTTCCCGGAGACAAGCTGGACCAGTGGCGCCGCATGAACCGCAGGGACATCTACGATACGCTGCTCACGGAACTGTTGGTGAAGTTCGCTCCCCACATCCCTGAGCCCCGGATCGTGATAACCATCGACGAGCGAAACAGGCCCAAAGACGACGACTATCTACCCGTCGGCATCGAGGCCATCCTGAGAGACGTGCTGCCGCATAAACAGATTGAAGTCCGGCTGGCCAGTTCTAGCAACGAGGACCTGCTCCAAGTCGTAGACCTACTAGTCGGCGCGGTGCGCCAGCTCAAGTATCCGTCGGGCAACCAGAACAAGAAGGCACTCGCCCGGCTGATCCAACCGTACACGATCGGAGAAAAGCCGCGGGTGTGGGTGTGGGACTGGTCCTAA
- the serS gene encoding serine--tRNA ligase: MLDLRFVRQNPEVVREALRRRRLDPAELDALLDADARWRQDLQQLEELRARRNQTSEAIGRLRREGADASELIAAMRQVGDSIKELEERVRGLEQEIQDRLLRIPMIPDPDVPEGDDADDNVEVRRWGTPPSFDFTPKAHWELGPALGLLDFERAAKITGARFTVFRGRGARLVRALIQFMLDLHTQEHGYTEVLPPFLVHRQSMVGTGQLPKFEEDAFRVADSDFFLVPTAEVPVTNLYRDEILDGAQLPIYHVAYTPCFRAEAGSAGRDTRGLIRQHQFDKVELVKFVHPDRSAEEHEKLVADAEAVLQRLGLPYRLVLICTGDMGFAQAKQYDLEVWMPSYGRYVEISSCSNYRDYQARRANIRFRPEPGARPQFVHTLNGSGLAVGRTLAALLENYQQADGSVVIPEALRPYMGGLDVLKP; the protein is encoded by the coding sequence TTGCTGGACTTGCGGTTCGTGCGCCAGAACCCGGAGGTGGTCCGCGAGGCCCTGCGCCGGCGGCGCCTGGATCCCGCGGAGCTTGATGCCCTCCTGGATGCCGACGCCCGCTGGCGCCAGGACCTCCAGCAGCTCGAGGAGTTGCGCGCCCGGCGCAACCAGACCTCGGAGGCCATCGGCCGACTGCGCCGGGAGGGGGCCGACGCCAGCGAGCTCATCGCCGCCATGCGCCAGGTGGGTGACTCCATCAAGGAACTGGAGGAGCGGGTGCGTGGCCTGGAACAGGAGATCCAGGATCGACTGCTGCGCATCCCCATGATCCCCGACCCCGATGTACCCGAGGGCGACGACGCGGACGACAACGTGGAGGTGCGCCGCTGGGGAACGCCGCCTTCCTTCGACTTCACACCGAAGGCCCACTGGGAACTGGGGCCGGCCTTGGGGCTGTTGGACTTCGAGCGGGCGGCCAAGATCACCGGCGCGCGCTTCACCGTCTTCCGCGGCCGCGGCGCGCGCCTGGTGCGGGCGCTGATCCAGTTCATGCTGGATCTTCACACGCAAGAACACGGCTACACCGAGGTGCTGCCGCCCTTCCTGGTCCACCGGCAGAGCATGGTGGGCACGGGCCAGTTGCCCAAGTTCGAGGAAGACGCCTTCCGGGTGGCGGACTCGGATTTCTTCCTGGTCCCCACGGCGGAGGTGCCCGTCACCAACCTCTACCGCGACGAGATCCTGGACGGCGCGCAGCTGCCGATCTACCACGTGGCGTACACGCCGTGCTTCCGCGCCGAGGCGGGCTCCGCCGGCCGCGACACCCGCGGCCTGATCCGCCAGCACCAGTTCGACAAGGTGGAGCTGGTCAAGTTCGTCCACCCCGACCGTTCCGCCGAGGAGCACGAGAAGCTGGTGGCCGACGCCGAGGCCGTGCTGCAGCGGCTGGGCCTGCCGTACCGGCTGGTGCTGATCTGCACCGGCGATATGGGCTTCGCCCAGGCCAAGCAGTACGATCTGGAGGTGTGGATGCCCAGCTACGGGCGCTACGTGGAGATCTCCTCCTGCAGCAACTACCGCGACTACCAGGCGCGGCGCGCCAACATCCGCTTCCGCCCGGAGCCCGGCGCGCGGCCGCAATTCGTCCACACGCTGAACGGGTCGGGGCTCGCCGTGGGCCGCACCCTGGCGGCGCTGCTCGAGAACTATCAGCAGGCCGACGGCAGCGTGGTCATCCCCGAGGCGCTGCGGCCCTACATGGGCGGACTCGACGTGCTGAAGCCGTAG
- a CDS encoding ImmA/IrrE family metallo-endopeptidase — MAATEGILVEYVPLLPSKGLLGLYLRTPHGAAIVLDSSLPANPRLERCVMAEELGHHFTVPVTSTFVACTSATARTSYRRDEARALRWACDHLMPLDQFLQAMREGVSTVEELADYFYVTPWMVHARFRFLPSHLCRCLLLCRELTCLGCPEAA; from the coding sequence ATGGCCGCCACTGAGGGTATCCTCGTCGAGTACGTGCCGTTGCTGCCCAGCAAGGGCCTGTTAGGCCTCTATTTGCGGACGCCGCACGGCGCAGCCATCGTGCTCGATTCCAGTCTGCCGGCGAACCCGCGGCTGGAACGGTGTGTCATGGCGGAAGAGCTGGGCCACCATTTCACCGTGCCGGTTACGTCCACCTTCGTGGCCTGCACGTCGGCCACGGCGCGCACATCCTACCGTCGCGATGAGGCGCGGGCCCTGCGCTGGGCGTGCGACCATCTCATGCCCCTGGACCAGTTTTTACAGGCCATGCGGGAGGGTGTGAGTACGGTCGAGGAGTTGGCGGACTATTTTTACGTCACGCCGTGGATGGTGCATGCGCGGTTTCGATTCCTACCGTCACACCTCTGCCGCTGTCTACTGTTGTGTCGCGAGTTGACGTGTCTGGGCTGCCCAGAGGCAGCTTAG
- a CDS encoding helix-turn-helix transcriptional regulator, with protein MAIGRMMAEARQRAGLTQEQAAPRLAVSRRALAYYEAGERTPPPEVVRAAARAYQAPELLVALAGETPLVGVAMEDDPLEAVGWLREELREALEAAERAEAMLRRGEPTPEVDEQIYDLTTALASYLVARGRQGLDLEALARQHRRKIADRYLRRHRPEGVAA; from the coding sequence GTGGCCATCGGGCGCATGATGGCCGAGGCTCGGCAGCGAGCCGGGCTTACCCAGGAGCAGGCGGCCCCGCGGCTGGCCGTTAGCCGGCGGGCGCTCGCCTACTACGAGGCTGGCGAGCGGACGCCGCCACCGGAGGTGGTGCGGGCAGCGGCCCGGGCATACCAGGCGCCGGAGCTACTCGTAGCGCTTGCGGGAGAGACACCGCTGGTCGGCGTGGCGATGGAAGACGATCCCCTCGAGGCGGTCGGCTGGCTCCGAGAGGAGCTCCGAGAGGCCCTTGAGGCGGCCGAGCGGGCAGAGGCGATGCTGCGGCGGGGCGAGCCCACGCCGGAGGTCGACGAGCAGATCTACGACCTGACCACGGCGCTGGCCAGCTACCTAGTCGCCCGCGGCAGGCAGGGCCTCGACCTCGAGGCGCTCGCCCGGCAGCACCGGCGGAAGATCGCCGACCGGTACCTGCGCCGGCACCGGCCTGAGGGGGTGGCGGCGTGA
- a CDS encoding septal ring lytic transglycosylase RlpA family protein — MWDEWPPDRQLRWMIWLWIAALWAAVIATAVFGERALGTTGHGPADADQASAAQEPAIDPAPPADRSVSRRHARTASAGEWQTWTASWYGEESGSVTASGERFDPQAMTAAHRTLPFGTRLEVCYGGRCVVVRVNDRGPYVPGRDLDLSRGAAEALGMTEAGVAPVQVRIVGEE; from the coding sequence GTGTGGGATGAGTGGCCGCCCGACCGGCAACTGCGCTGGATGATCTGGCTCTGGATTGCGGCGCTATGGGCGGCCGTGATCGCCACCGCCGTCTTCGGAGAGCGGGCCCTGGGTACGACGGGTCATGGACCGGCGGATGCAGACCAAGCCTCCGCCGCACAGGAGCCCGCCATCGACCCGGCGCCACCTGCGGATCGGTCCGTCTCGCGGAGGCACGCCAGGACTGCGTCGGCTGGCGAGTGGCAGACGTGGACGGCGAGCTGGTACGGCGAGGAGAGCGGATCGGTGACGGCCTCTGGGGAGCGTTTCGACCCGCAGGCGATGACGGCGGCGCACCGGACCCTGCCGTTTGGGACGCGGCTGGAGGTCTGCTATGGAGGCCGATGCGTTGTGGTCCGGGTCAACGACCGCGGCCCCTACGTGCCGGGCCGTGACCTGGACCTGAGCCGAGGCGCCGCGGAGGCCCTGGGCATGACCGAGGCCGGCGTGGCGCCGGTGCAAGTGCGGATCGTGGGGGAGGAGTGA
- a CDS encoding tyrosine-type recombinase/integrase, whose product MIRKRGKDYWEIRVDIGRDPKTGKRLWKYTSVRGTKRDAERVEQQLKARHMQGELTAVRMTVDELLDEWLAHVRTNREGRTYDDYAYCTRRIRAAFGPMRVDRLTRAQIQRWLDELQQAPRDDGRPGNLSATTVQKHHRALHAALSYAVRMGYLGYNPADNLTLPRRQRSEPPMLTREQLEQLLEAALGTRWYPLWYVAAHTGLRVGELCGLWWEDIDWSRPAIRVRRALKQDREGKRLILGDVKNHEARVVWLDDRTAEVLDRHRAEQQLEIARAQRWEHPEHVFTAPGGRFLRPDVPTQVLRKHAKRLGLPPLSMHDLRHIHGSHLLQYHGWSITAVSERLGHYSPAFTAEVYAHVIPGAQEGYLRR is encoded by the coding sequence ATGATCCGTAAGCGTGGCAAGGACTACTGGGAGATTCGGGTCGACATCGGCCGCGACCCGAAGACGGGCAAAAGGCTTTGGAAGTACACGTCGGTCCGCGGCACCAAGCGCGACGCGGAGCGAGTCGAACAGCAGCTCAAGGCTCGGCACATGCAGGGCGAGCTGACGGCCGTCCGCATGACCGTGGACGAGCTCCTAGACGAGTGGCTGGCCCACGTGCGGACGAACCGGGAGGGGCGGACCTACGACGACTACGCCTATTGCACGCGCAGAATCCGGGCCGCCTTCGGCCCCATGCGCGTGGACAGGCTCACCCGGGCGCAGATCCAGCGGTGGCTGGACGAGCTGCAGCAGGCGCCTCGGGATGATGGCCGGCCCGGCAACCTGAGCGCGACGACCGTCCAGAAGCACCACCGAGCCCTCCATGCCGCCCTCTCCTACGCCGTGCGCATGGGCTATCTCGGGTACAACCCGGCGGACAACCTCACCCTGCCGCGCCGCCAGAGGTCCGAGCCGCCCATGCTGACCCGCGAGCAGCTGGAGCAGCTGCTGGAGGCGGCCCTGGGCACCCGATGGTATCCCCTCTGGTACGTCGCCGCTCATACCGGCCTGCGCGTTGGCGAACTCTGCGGCCTGTGGTGGGAAGACATCGACTGGAGCCGGCCGGCCATCCGCGTCCGGCGCGCGCTCAAACAGGACCGTGAGGGCAAGCGCCTCATCCTTGGCGATGTGAAAAACCACGAGGCCCGGGTCGTCTGGCTAGACGACCGGACTGCCGAGGTTCTGGACAGGCACCGCGCCGAGCAGCAGCTAGAGATCGCCCGCGCCCAGCGCTGGGAACACCCGGAGCACGTGTTCACGGCGCCCGGAGGACGGTTCCTGCGCCCGGACGTGCCGACGCAGGTGCTCCGCAAGCACGCCAAGCGCCTCGGCCTACCCCCGCTCTCCATGCACGACCTCCGCCATATCCACGGCTCGCACCTGCTCCAGTACCATGGCTGGTCCATCACGGCCGTCTCCGAGCGCCTGGGGCACTACTCGCCGGCGTTCACGGCCGAGGTCTACGCCCATGTGATCCCCGGCGCGCAGGAGGGGTACCTGCGCCGGTAG
- a CDS encoding YqaJ viral recombinase family protein, translating into MATAKVLVRTAGMDRATWLAWRRRGIGGSDAPAVAGLDPLRSPLALWMEKTGQMEPEEPGESALWGTLLEPVIVEEWERRTGKKARRRNAILQHPEQPFMLANLDREVVGERALLEIKTTAAWHGHEIGEDRLPDRYVVQAQHYLAVTGYERCYFAVLVGGQHLVTTYVDRDEELISYLVEMERDFWRCVETCTPPAPGGSDLDRAILQRLYPDVEPDSVVDLPEEAAEWLRVYREAHAAERAATARKQEAANRLRSLLGGHELGRIGGEVVVRQRQIMQKRLDTKRLKSERPDVYDAYLTEAVQRRLEVLGGNEEGA; encoded by the coding sequence ATGGCAACGGCGAAAGTGCTGGTCAGGACGGCGGGGATGGATCGGGCGACGTGGCTTGCGTGGCGGCGCCGGGGCATCGGCGGTTCCGATGCCCCGGCCGTCGCCGGCCTCGACCCTCTACGGTCGCCTCTGGCCCTATGGATGGAGAAGACGGGGCAGATGGAACCTGAGGAGCCCGGCGAGTCGGCGCTGTGGGGGACGCTCCTTGAGCCGGTGATCGTCGAGGAGTGGGAGCGGCGCACGGGCAAGAAGGCCCGCCGCCGGAATGCGATCCTCCAGCACCCTGAGCAGCCCTTCATGCTCGCCAACCTGGACCGCGAGGTGGTAGGCGAGCGTGCCCTGCTGGAGATCAAGACGACGGCCGCATGGCACGGGCACGAGATCGGCGAGGACCGTCTCCCAGACCGGTACGTGGTACAGGCCCAGCACTACCTTGCGGTCACCGGCTATGAGCGGTGCTATTTCGCGGTCCTCGTCGGCGGACAGCATTTGGTCACAACCTACGTAGATCGCGACGAGGAGCTCATTTCCTACCTGGTCGAGATGGAGCGCGACTTCTGGCGGTGCGTGGAGACCTGCACGCCGCCAGCCCCTGGGGGCTCGGATCTCGACCGCGCCATCCTGCAGCGGCTCTATCCCGACGTGGAGCCTGATAGCGTAGTCGACCTGCCCGAGGAGGCAGCGGAGTGGCTGCGCGTCTACCGCGAGGCCCATGCGGCGGAGCGTGCGGCCACGGCGCGCAAGCAGGAGGCCGCGAACCGCCTGCGGTCCCTGCTTGGGGGGCACGAGCTCGGACGCATTGGCGGCGAGGTCGTCGTGCGCCAGCGGCAGATCATGCAGAAGCGGCTCGACACCAAGCGCCTGAAGAGCGAGCGACCCGACGTGTATGACGCCTATCTCACCGAGGCCGTCCAGCGTCGGCTGGAGGTACTGGGCGGCAACGAGGAGGGAGCCTGA
- a CDS encoding AIR synthase family protein, protein MGLQPDRPQDVTAAPADEAGAPLPEGKLPAALLERLVLPRTGVQRREVVLAAAPGEDAAALDLGGDLCVAASDPITGAGHHAGWLAVHVNCNDVAATGAEPVAVLLTILLPPGSPPAVLEDIMAGAHAAAREVGCQIAGGHTEVTPGLAQPLVVATALGRTPAARLVPSGGARPGDVLLLTKWAGLEGTAILAADCREALARRGVPEAVLDAAAELGRWLSIVPEARVAAGRGARAMHDVTEGGVLGATWEMVTAARQALGQAVGCVIEAAAIPVRDETRAICAAAGVDPLRLIGSGALLVAAPPETAAALQAAWAEAGIPAAAIGRITGDGILRLIDAGGHETELEPPGTDALWVARTRLA, encoded by the coding sequence ATGGGATTGCAGCCGGACAGGCCGCAGGATGTCACGGCGGCACCGGCGGATGAGGCCGGGGCGCCGCTTCCGGAAGGCAAGCTGCCGGCCGCTCTCCTGGAGCGGCTGGTTCTTCCGCGGACGGGGGTCCAGCGCCGCGAGGTGGTGCTGGCCGCCGCCCCCGGGGAGGACGCCGCCGCCCTGGACCTGGGGGGCGACCTGTGCGTGGCCGCCAGCGATCCCATCACCGGCGCGGGGCACCACGCCGGCTGGCTGGCCGTCCACGTCAACTGCAACGACGTGGCCGCCACGGGCGCCGAGCCGGTGGCCGTCCTGCTGACCATCCTGCTGCCGCCGGGCTCGCCGCCGGCGGTGCTGGAAGACATCATGGCCGGTGCCCACGCCGCCGCCCGGGAGGTGGGCTGCCAGATCGCCGGCGGCCACACCGAGGTGACGCCGGGCCTGGCTCAGCCCCTGGTGGTGGCGACGGCCCTGGGGCGGACCCCGGCGGCGCGGCTGGTGCCCAGCGGCGGGGCCCGGCCGGGCGACGTGCTGCTCCTGACCAAGTGGGCGGGCCTCGAGGGGACGGCCATCCTGGCCGCCGACTGCCGGGAGGCCCTGGCCCGTCGTGGGGTGCCGGAGGCGGTGCTGGATGCCGCGGCCGAGCTGGGGCGCTGGCTGAGCATCGTCCCCGAAGCCCGGGTCGCGGCCGGGCGCGGTGCCCGCGCCATGCACGACGTCACCGAGGGCGGCGTCCTGGGGGCAACCTGGGAGATGGTCACCGCCGCCCGCCAGGCCCTGGGTCAGGCCGTCGGGTGCGTGATCGAAGCTGCGGCGATCCCCGTGCGGGACGAGACGCGGGCCATCTGCGCGGCGGCGGGCGTCGATCCCCTGCGGCTCATCGGCTCCGGGGCGCTCCTGGTGGCGGCGCCGCCCGAGACCGCGGCCGCCCTGCAAGCGGCCTGGGCGGAGGCCGGGATCCCCGCTGCCGCCATCGGCCGGATCACGGGTGACGGCATCCTGCGCCTGATCGACGCCGGCGGCCACGAGACGGAGCTGGAACCGCCCGGTACCGATGCCCTGTGGGTCGCCCGGACACGGCTGGCGTGA